In Salmo trutta chromosome 16, fSalTru1.1, whole genome shotgun sequence, a genomic segment contains:
- the LOC115150600 gene encoding G-protein coupled receptor 61-like codes for MEALWNSSLPFPLPKANTSSSESPKSGALSQSIALLAMLLMDLLAVVGNGAIMAVIAKAPQLRKFAFVFHLCLVDLLAALVLMPLGMLSGRAFFGEALCRSYLFLSVCLVSAAILSISAINVERYYYIIHPMRYEVKMTLGLVASVLVGIWVKALSMSVLPLLAWALQGERTPLLDGAGVGGGGGGVPSPPAQGHRRCSLHWTGGGSNRVAFMVLFTLVYFLCPLMVILVVYCSMFKVARVAAMHHGPLPTWMDTPRRHRSESLSSRSTMVTSSGTGTGTGEGRDTPHRAFGGGKAAAVLAAVGGQFLCCWLPYFSFHLYSALASSPPATLAPLEEVVTWIGYFCFTSNPFFYGCLNRQIREELGKHVPCLFRRATGEEDRLPSREGSIEENFLQFLQGTGCNLDAQDSHSTSSPKGEACRPLAQPPQPIPIDFRIPGQIAEETSEFLEHHQIKNNHIISDI; via the coding sequence ATGGAGGCATTGTGGaactcctccctccccttcccactGCCCAAGGCCAACACCTCGTCCTCTGAGTCACCCAAGAGCGGAGCTCTGTCCCAGTCAATAGCGCTACTCGCCATGCTGCTCATGGACCTGCTGGCCGTGGTGGGCAATGGGGCCATAATGGCTGTCATCGCCAAGGCCCCACAGCTACGTAAGTTTGCCTTTGTCTTCCATCTGTGCCTGGTGGACCTGCTGGCGGCCCTGGTTCTGATGCCCCTGGGCATGCTCTCAGGCCGGGCCTTCTTTGGCGAGGCCCTGTGTCGGAGCTACCTCTTCCTCAGCGTGTGCCTGGTCAGCGCCGCCATCCTCTCCATCTCAGCCATCAATGTGGAGCGCTACTACTACATCATCCACCCCATGCGCTACGAGGTGAAGATGACCCTGGGCCTGGTGGCCTCAGTGCTGGTGGGGATATGGGTCAAAGCTTTGTCCATGTCCGTCCTGCCGCTGCTGGCCTGGGCCTTACAGGGCGAAAGGACTCCTCTTCTGGATGGTGCTGGAGttgggggagggggtggaggtgtACCCTCACCCCCTGCTCAGGGTCACAGGCGATGCTCCTTGCACTGGACAGGGGGTGGGTCAAACCGTGTTGCCTTCATGGTCCTGTTCACGCTGGTGTACTTCCTGTGTCCACTGATGGTCATCCTGGTAGTGTACTGCAGCATGTTCAAGGTGGCGCGGGTGGCGGCCATGCACCACGGGCCCCTGCCGACTTGGATGGACACGCCCCGCCGCCATCGCTCTGAGTCGCTCAGCAGCCGCTCCACCATGGTGACCAGCTCAGGGACAGGCACGGGGACAGGGGAGGGGCGCGACACTCCTCACCGCGCCTTCGGAGGGGGTAAGGCGGCAGCGGTGTTAGCAGCAGTGGGTGGACAGTTCCTGTGCTGTTGGCTGCCCTACTTCTCCTTTCACCTTTACTCAGCTCTGGCCTCTAGCCCTCCAGCCACGCTGGCCCCCCTGGAGGAGGTGGTCACCTGGATCGGCTACTTCTGCTTCACCTCCAACCCCTTCTTCTACGGCTGTCTGAACCGGCAGATCCGCGAGGAGCTGGGCAAGCATGTGCCTTGCCTGTTCCGCCGGGCAACGGGAGAGGAGGACCGACTGCCCAGCCGTGAGGGATCCATAGAGGAGAATTTCCTGCAGTTCCTCCAGGGCACTGGCTGCAACCTGGATGCCCAGGACTCCCACAGCACATCCAGCCCCAAGGGAGAGGCCTGCCGGCCCCTGGCCCAGCCCCCACAGCCTATACCCATTGACTTCCGCATCCCAGGACAGATTGCAGAGGAGACGTCAGAGTTCCTTGAGCATCACCAGATTAAAAACAACCATATCATATCGGACATTTag